In the genome of Hydractinia symbiolongicarpus strain clone_291-10 chromosome 5, HSymV2.1, whole genome shotgun sequence, one region contains:
- the LOC130644671 gene encoding probable basic-leucine zipper transcription factor Q — translation MYCIKVYLAFLFISRIATLKCYRGETIQPNFLNIPITKSATTCDVGICTLVVSDAKLFTTTTRQITMACQQVKGTCNEICNAHGTNGELSSCKATCCRTDLCNDPSKGQITEVPPSNTNADVNKNSSNNNRQITEVPPSNTNADVNKNSSNNNSTLIIVMCLSTLIIILIAISTIYLFYMHRKKLKRERTKQQKQQQQKPKQQQQQQQQQQQQQVQDENLSYHLYESLDRQYTRDAPYVVPSYTQGGHSTAYEVPLEEDANLQRSSLTEARLNANEIPLEKDLDTQNSPTQGNLNTTYEVPREDDSDMQNSLTQARPEQDTSLHDYSTEAGFNTAYEVPVEKNASLQNSITRAGLNTAYEVSLGEDASMQNNDLDNYEYEVVL, via the exons ATGTATTGTATCAAAGTTTACTTGGCGTTTCTTTTCATCTCAAGAA TAGCAACATTGAAATGTTATCGTGGTGAAACAATACAGCCAAATTTTTTGAACATTCCAATAACAAAAAGTGCAACTACGTGTGATGTTGGAATATGTACATTAGTTGTATCAGATGCGAAGTTGTTCACTACAACAACTCGTCAGATAACCATGGCATGTCAACAGGTAAAAGGCACCTGCAACGAAATCTGCAACGCGCATGGGACAAATGGAGAACTATCAAGctgtaaa gctACATGTTGTCGAACTGATTTGTGCAATGACCCTAGCAAAG GACAGATAACTGAAGTTCCACCCTCAAACACAAACGCTGACGTGAATAAAAATTCATCAAATAATAACA GACAGATAACTGAAGTTCCACCCTCAAACACAAACGCTGACGTGAATAAAAATTCATCAAATAATAACAGTACATTAATAATTGTTATGTGTCTGTCAACTttgatcataattttgattGCAATTTCAACCATTTACTTATTTTATATGCACAGAAAAAA ATTAAAAAGGGaaagaacaaaacaacaaaaacaacaacaacaaaaaccaaaacaacaacaacaacaacagcaacaacagcaacaacaacaagtcCAG GACGAAAATTTATCATATCATTTGTACGAGTCTTTGGATCGTCAGTATACACGAGACGCTCCATATGTAGTACCCTCTTATACACAAGGAGGACATAGCACTGCTTATGAAGTTCCATTGGAAGAAGATGCAAATTTGCAGAGGAGCTCCTTAACAGAAGCAAGACTTAATGCTAATGAGATTCCACTAGAGAAAGATTTAGATACGCAAAATTCCCCTACACAAGGAAATCTTAACACTACATATGAAGTTCCACGCGAGGATGATTCGGATATGCAGAATTCCCTTACACAAGCAAGACCAGAGCAAGATACAAGTCTGCATGACTACTCAACAGAAGCGGGATTTAACACAGCATACGAGGTTCCAGTGGAGAAAAATGCAAGTTTGCAAAACTCCATTACACGAGCAGGACTTAACACAGCATACGAAGTTTCACTGGGAGAAGATGCAAGTATGCAAAATAATGATTTGGATAATTATGAATATGAAGTTGTGTTATGA